A section of the Clostridium felsineum DSM 794 genome encodes:
- the esaA gene encoding type VII secretion protein EsaA, with protein MRNKTKIRNSKILWGEFDKKMKKFRLIESGVILFLIVCAAGLMFLLSRNFHKQVQTTKPIIALVNEDQPQTFNGINYNFGETFVNLVSNDNKYNWQVLSRSVANKAYADGSVEAVIYLPQNFTHNILTLQALNPQKAELDYKVLASKSQINSKLLQDKIVNVLYDFNTSIVKMYYASVAGNVANAQTKMGNVVKSQGTLLSSLNDNVYGPVQTTNESYSSVVSIANGLKSENDSWIQAQNSFTNSVVNMLNGSSSSFNGMLPSLTNYFDTQKKIVDTNLLNGNQAITNQSNSDRSYYYDQYTAAYNKAVEAMQQFHNTDASGNETGVYANLKNQISSYNTLISGVHDDIGTQIDSLKSKQTTLLNLEKDLYSQFFGQDINPTPDNTNFTSLETADNARSTMTKMLETYFDKRDNISGTAYPKTISNLLNNLSVNMKDYDTLLATLVRNSSLTQQQKDNYEAKLNVLKNYATAFGIKTATTDFSAAPTVNNGDQNFTKKITITVPKAAEYTLRLQASNGLSNSAISIVGQPTGKGAVVNPDNSVTLDNRTTSTTDSNGNVAASPTTSPMTYVVTYKVDLGQAASGTVTASVDNGSGGTDSSVENFGLIPGNTISEYAGGSQFGYISTLLNNIDTASSMITFLYGAPGATYSDMENCTKVSDFQEASQKSIFKMYGNIDVTQISNRLSKDDVNQFMSYGKTNIKNVVDTITTLNSSIARLQANQATLSNNLPSDYFSQVSSNLQAWYDQTMDTLNAEYKAWTTNNTTLLQEKPWEEYNQNDIALWYDKAGGDSLYSTISSMVTSTAKQANETASSAQIIKSNASEFDEMVNTVTKTQDDAKKVIDNTNNLLSTGNGDFKNSQDYYKNFATILANTRTDGVNANNIFNFFAKPLSTKDITPKVRSVAQSFDWRWVIIFVIGILIGVLGKTWIRRKPKVEEK; from the coding sequence ATGAGAAATAAAACAAAGATTAGAAACTCTAAGATTCTTTGGGGAGAATTTGATAAGAAAATGAAAAAGTTTCGTCTGATTGAATCAGGTGTTATCCTTTTTCTAATTGTTTGTGCGGCTGGTCTTATGTTTTTGCTGAGTAGGAATTTTCATAAACAAGTACAAACCACAAAGCCTATTATTGCTCTCGTTAATGAAGATCAGCCCCAAACGTTTAATGGAATAAATTATAACTTTGGTGAAACCTTCGTGAATCTTGTTTCCAATGACAATAAGTATAATTGGCAAGTCTTGTCACGTTCGGTTGCAAACAAAGCCTACGCTGATGGTTCTGTTGAAGCTGTCATTTATCTTCCACAAAATTTCACGCATAATATTTTGACACTTCAGGCGTTGAATCCTCAAAAAGCAGAGCTGGATTATAAAGTTCTTGCCTCTAAGTCACAGATAAACAGTAAACTCTTGCAAGATAAAATCGTGAATGTGCTTTATGATTTCAATACTTCCATTGTTAAGATGTATTATGCTTCTGTGGCAGGAAATGTCGCAAATGCACAAACGAAAATGGGGAATGTTGTAAAGAGCCAAGGAACACTTCTATCATCACTTAATGATAATGTGTATGGACCTGTTCAAACAACCAATGAGTCTTATAGTTCGGTTGTTTCCATTGCTAATGGCTTGAAATCTGAAAATGACAGTTGGATTCAAGCACAAAACAGCTTTACCAACTCAGTCGTTAATATGTTGAACGGAAGTAGTTCTTCATTCAACGGAATGTTACCAAGCCTTACTAATTATTTTGATACGCAAAAAAAGATTGTGGATACCAACCTTTTAAATGGAAATCAAGCCATTACCAATCAATCAAACTCAGATAGGAGCTACTATTATGATCAGTACACGGCAGCCTATAACAAAGCTGTGGAAGCCATGCAGCAGTTTCATAATACAGATGCTTCTGGTAATGAAACAGGTGTCTATGCAAACTTGAAAAATCAAATTTCAAGTTATAATACTTTGATTAGTGGGGTACATGATGACATTGGCACACAGATTGATAGCTTGAAAAGCAAACAAACAACACTATTAAACCTTGAAAAAGACCTGTATTCACAATTCTTTGGACAAGATATTAACCCAACACCAGATAACACTAATTTTACTAGTCTTGAAACAGCAGATAATGCGAGAAGCACAATGACTAAAATGCTTGAGACTTACTTTGATAAAAGGGACAATATCTCGGGAACGGCTTATCCTAAAACTATAAGCAATCTGTTAAATAATTTGTCCGTAAATATGAAGGACTATGATACTCTCTTAGCTACACTAGTGAGGAATAGTTCTTTGACGCAACAACAAAAGGATAACTACGAAGCTAAGCTTAATGTTCTTAAAAATTATGCAACAGCCTTTGGAATTAAAACAGCTACTACAGATTTCAGTGCTGCTCCAACAGTAAATAATGGAGATCAAAATTTTACAAAGAAAATTACGATTACAGTACCCAAAGCTGCTGAATATACGTTAAGACTCCAGGCTTCAAATGGACTTTCTAACTCGGCGATTTCTATCGTTGGGCAACCTACTGGGAAAGGTGCAGTAGTTAACCCAGATAATTCTGTGACTTTGGATAATCGAACTACAAGTACCACCGATAGTAATGGCAATGTTGCAGCTTCTCCTACTACTAGTCCCATGACTTACGTTGTTACGTATAAAGTGGATCTAGGTCAAGCAGCAAGTGGAACGGTAACAGCAAGCGTTGATAATGGTTCAGGTGGAACAGATTCATCTGTTGAGAATTTTGGGCTTATTCCTGGAAATACTATTTCTGAATATGCAGGAGGCAGTCAGTTTGGTTATATCTCAACCTTACTTAATAACATTGATACTGCAAGTAGTATGATTACTTTCCTCTATGGAGCACCAGGGGCGACTTATTCTGATATGGAAAACTGTACTAAGGTTTCTGATTTTCAAGAAGCAAGTCAAAAATCTATTTTCAAGATGTATGGGAATATAGACGTTACGCAAATTTCTAATCGATTGAGCAAAGATGATGTGAATCAGTTCATGAGTTACGGAAAAACAAACATAAAAAATGTTGTGGATACCATAACAACTTTGAATTCAAGTATCGCAAGGCTCCAAGCTAACCAAGCAACCTTGAGCAATAATTTGCCAAGTGATTACTTTAGTCAAGTGTCAAGTAATTTGCAGGCTTGGTACGATCAAACCATGGATACACTGAACGCAGAATACAAAGCGTGGACAACAAATAATACAACATTACTTCAAGAAAAACCTTGGGAGGAATATAATCAGAACGATATTGCACTTTGGTATGATAAGGCAGGTGGTGATTCACTTTATAGCACTATTTCTAGCATGGTGACTTCAACAGCTAAACAAGCTAATGAGACAGCATCAAGTGCGCAAATAATCAAGAGTAATGCGTCCGAGTTCGATGAAATGGTGAATACGGTCACCAAGACACAGGATGATGCAAAGAAAGTCATTGATAATACGAATAATTTGTTAAGTACAGGTAACGGTGACTTTAAAAATAGCCAAGATTACTATAAAAACTTTGCAACCATTTTAGCTAACACTCGTACAGATGGTGTAAATGCAAATAATATCTTTAATTTCTTTGCTAAGCCATTGTCCACAAAGGATATTACACCAAAAGTAAGAAGTGTTGCTCAGAGCTTTGATTGGCGATGGGTTATTATCTTCGTAATAGGAATTCTTATTGGCGTTTTGGGTAAAACTTGGATAAGGCGTAAGCCAAAGGTTGAAGAAAAATAA